A portion of the Burkholderia pseudomultivorans genome contains these proteins:
- a CDS encoding MATE family efflux transporter: protein MLGDIRRIVGLAWPVLVGQLAIIAFGVIDTAMVGRYSAVDLAALGLGSSIYVSVYIGLTGILSALQPITGQLYGARRYAEIGEEVRQALWLALLLATPGFLLLHFPEPLLRVAHAPAALHDRTIDYLRILSYGLPASLVFRIYNALTNAAGKPRLAMILQIGALLLKFPLNVWFIFGGFGVPALGGPGCGLASTLINWALALIGFTLLARLDVFAPLAIFSRFCWPVWARQKAILRLGVPMGLSYLIEVTSYTCMALFIAQFGTTTLAGHQIAGNIGAVLYMTPLSIGVAASTLVARALGAGRPDEARLLGRHGVMLACGVAAAYGVIVFALRPLIVGGYTPNPAVAAAAMPLVAIVTCYHFFDALQITSAFVLRAYKVAVVPTVIYAVALWGVGLGGGYLLGFDVGGIAPAWLTGARGFWFANTVSLMLAGAGLALYLRHVGRAQLSAHA from the coding sequence ATGCTCGGCGACATCCGCCGGATCGTCGGCCTCGCGTGGCCGGTGCTGGTCGGCCAGCTCGCGATCATCGCGTTCGGCGTGATCGACACCGCGATGGTCGGCCGCTATTCGGCCGTCGATCTCGCCGCGCTCGGGCTCGGTTCGTCGATCTATGTCTCCGTCTATATCGGCCTGACCGGCATCCTGTCCGCACTGCAGCCGATCACGGGCCAGCTGTACGGCGCACGCCGCTACGCCGAGATTGGCGAGGAAGTCCGCCAGGCGCTGTGGCTCGCGCTGCTGCTCGCGACGCCGGGCTTCCTGCTGCTGCATTTTCCCGAACCGCTGCTGCGCGTCGCGCACGCGCCCGCCGCGCTCCACGACCGCACGATCGACTATCTGAGGATCCTCTCTTACGGCCTGCCGGCGAGCCTCGTATTTCGCATCTACAACGCACTGACCAACGCGGCCGGCAAGCCGCGGCTCGCGATGATCCTGCAGATCGGCGCGCTGCTGCTGAAGTTTCCGCTCAACGTCTGGTTCATCTTCGGCGGCTTCGGCGTGCCGGCGCTCGGCGGCCCCGGCTGCGGGCTCGCGAGCACGCTGATCAACTGGGCGCTCGCGCTGATCGGCTTCACGCTGCTCGCCAGGCTCGACGTGTTCGCGCCGCTCGCGATCTTCTCGCGCTTCTGCTGGCCCGTCTGGGCGCGCCAGAAGGCGATCCTCCGGCTCGGCGTGCCGATGGGGCTGTCGTACCTGATCGAGGTCACGTCGTACACCTGCATGGCGCTGTTCATCGCGCAGTTCGGCACGACCACGCTTGCCGGCCACCAGATCGCCGGCAATATCGGCGCGGTGCTGTACATGACGCCGCTGTCGATCGGCGTCGCCGCGTCGACGCTGGTCGCACGCGCGCTCGGCGCCGGCCGGCCCGACGAGGCGCGCCTGCTCGGCCGCCACGGCGTGATGCTCGCATGCGGCGTCGCCGCCGCGTACGGCGTAATCGTGTTCGCGCTGCGGCCGCTGATCGTCGGCGGCTACACGCCCAATCCGGCCGTCGCGGCCGCCGCAATGCCGCTCGTCGCGATCGTCACCTGCTATCACTTCTTCGACGCGCTGCAGATCACCTCGGCGTTCGTGCTGCGCGCGTACAAGGTCGCGGTCGTGCCGACCGTGATCTATGCGGTCGCGCTGTGGGGCGTCGGGCTTGGCGGCGGCTACCTGCTCGGCTTCGACGTCGGCGGGATCGCGCCGGCCTGGCTGACCGGTGCGCGCGGCTTCTGGTTCGCGAACACCGTCAGCCTGATGCTCGCGGGCGCGGGCCTCGCGCTGTACCTGCGCCACGTCGGGCGCGCGCAGCTGTCCGCGCACGCGTAG
- the lipA gene encoding lipoyl synthase, which produces MAAALERPSLTALGQPGARSRDKLARIPVRVEPAAGAALPKPPWLRARPMMSAAVADMAAVLRDHRLHSVCEEAMCPNIGECFAQRTATFMIMGGLCTRRCPFCDVAHGRPEPLDPDEPARLADAVAALGLRYVVITSVDRDDLRDGGAAHFAACIAAVRASTPGIGVEVLTPDFRGRVARALDALSVAWPDVFNHNIETVPSLYRAARPGADYRGSLELLARAKDAHPSLVTKSGLMLGLGERDDEVRDTLRDLRAHRVDVLTLGQYLAPSEHHLPVRRYVSPDAFDAWREQGLALGFREVVAGPLVRSSYHAAEVLEDA; this is translated from the coding sequence ATGGCTGCCGCGCTCGAACGACCCAGCCTCACCGCGCTCGGCCAGCCGGGCGCGAGAAGCCGCGACAAGCTCGCGCGCATTCCGGTGCGCGTCGAGCCTGCGGCCGGCGCGGCGCTGCCGAAGCCGCCGTGGCTGCGTGCGCGGCCGATGATGAGCGCGGCGGTCGCCGACATGGCGGCCGTGCTGCGCGACCACCGGCTGCATTCCGTCTGCGAGGAGGCGATGTGCCCGAACATCGGCGAATGCTTCGCGCAGCGCACCGCGACCTTCATGATCATGGGTGGCCTGTGCACGCGGCGCTGCCCGTTCTGCGACGTCGCGCACGGACGTCCCGAGCCGCTCGATCCCGACGAGCCGGCGCGGCTCGCCGACGCGGTCGCGGCGCTCGGGCTGCGCTACGTCGTGATCACGTCGGTCGATCGCGACGATCTGCGCGACGGCGGCGCCGCGCACTTCGCCGCCTGCATCGCCGCGGTGCGCGCGAGCACGCCGGGAATCGGCGTCGAGGTGCTGACGCCCGACTTCCGCGGCCGGGTCGCGCGCGCGCTCGATGCGTTGTCGGTCGCGTGGCCGGACGTGTTCAACCACAACATCGAGACGGTGCCGTCGCTGTATCGCGCCGCGCGTCCCGGCGCCGACTATCGCGGCTCGCTCGAACTGCTCGCGCGCGCGAAGGACGCGCATCCGTCGCTCGTGACGAAGTCGGGCCTGATGCTCGGGCTCGGCGAGCGCGACGACGAGGTGCGCGACACGCTGCGCGACCTGCGTGCGCATCGCGTCGACGTGCTGACGCTCGGCCAGTATCTCGCGCCGTCCGAGCATCATTTGCCGGTGCGGCGCTACGTGAGCCCCGACGCGTTCGACGCATGGCGCGAACAGGGGCTGGCGCTCGGTTTCAGGGAAGTCGTGGCCGGGCCGCTCGTGCGGTCGTCGTATCACGCGGCCGAGGTGCTGGAAGACGCGTAG
- a CDS encoding acetoin dehydrogenase dihydrolipoyllysine-residue acetyltransferase subunit — protein sequence MSIHMITMPKWGLSMEQGQVNGWLKAVGERVTKGDEVLDVETDKISSGVECAFDGTLRRQVAQEGETLPVGALLGVVAAADASDADIDAAIAEFQRDFTPSAASDEAAGPQPEKAQIGGRTVRFLKLGDGTGAPAVLIHGFGGDLNNWLFNHAELAASRPVWALDLPGHGESGKAVETGSLDELADAVLALLDAKGIDQAHLIGHSMGGAVAMTAAERAPGRVASLTLIASAGLGTEINRDYIDGFVAGNSRNTLKPHLGALFADGALVTRQLVDDLVKYKRLEGVQAALEKIADAAFDGATQRRVFRDRLVSLAPRTLVIWGERDQVIPAQHAQGLPDGVRAEVITGSGHMVQMEAATEVNRLIAAFLGD from the coding sequence ATGTCGATTCACATGATCACGATGCCCAAGTGGGGGCTGTCGATGGAGCAGGGGCAGGTCAACGGCTGGCTGAAGGCCGTCGGCGAGCGCGTGACCAAGGGCGACGAGGTGCTCGACGTCGAGACCGACAAGATCTCGTCGGGCGTCGAGTGCGCGTTCGACGGCACGCTGCGCCGGCAGGTCGCGCAGGAGGGCGAGACGCTGCCGGTCGGCGCGCTGCTCGGCGTCGTCGCGGCCGCGGACGCGAGCGATGCCGACATCGACGCGGCGATCGCCGAGTTCCAGCGCGATTTCACGCCGAGCGCGGCGTCCGACGAAGCGGCGGGTCCGCAGCCGGAGAAGGCGCAGATCGGCGGCCGGACGGTGCGCTTCCTGAAGCTCGGCGACGGTACGGGCGCGCCCGCCGTGCTGATCCACGGCTTCGGCGGCGACCTGAACAACTGGCTGTTCAACCACGCGGAGCTCGCCGCGAGCCGGCCGGTATGGGCGCTCGACCTGCCCGGGCACGGCGAGTCCGGCAAGGCGGTCGAGACCGGCAGCCTCGACGAACTGGCCGACGCGGTGCTCGCGCTGCTCGACGCGAAAGGCATCGACCAGGCCCACCTGATCGGCCATTCGATGGGCGGTGCGGTCGCGATGACGGCGGCCGAGCGCGCGCCGGGCCGCGTCGCGTCGCTGACGCTGATCGCCAGCGCGGGGCTTGGCACCGAGATCAACCGCGACTATATCGACGGCTTCGTCGCCGGCAACAGCCGCAACACGCTGAAGCCGCATCTCGGTGCGCTGTTTGCGGACGGCGCGCTGGTCACGCGGCAGCTCGTCGACGATCTCGTCAAGTACAAGCGGCTCGAAGGCGTGCAGGCCGCGCTCGAGAAGATCGCGGACGCGGCCTTCGACGGCGCGACGCAGCGGCGCGTGTTCCGCGACCGGCTCGTGTCGCTTGCGCCGCGCACGCTGGTGATCTGGGGCGAGCGCGACCAGGTGATCCCCGCGCAGCACGCGCAGGGCTTGCCGGACGGCGTGCGGGCCGAGGTGATCACGGGCAGCGGCCACATGGTACAGATGGAGGCGGCCACCGAGGTGAACCGCCTGATCGCCGCGTTCCTCGGAGACTGA
- a CDS encoding alpha-ketoacid dehydrogenase subunit beta: MARKITYSQAINEALAQEMARDDSVIVMGEDNAGGAGAPGEDDAWGGVLGVTKGLFHKFPGRVLDTPLSEGGYIGAAVGAAACGMRPVAELMFIDFMGVCFDQIFNQAAKFRYMFGGKAVTPVVIRAMYGAGLRAAAQHSQMLTSLFTHIPGLKVVCPSTPYDAKGLLIQSIRDNDPVIFLEHKLLYTREGDVPEESYAIPFGEANVMRDGDDATIVTYGRMVHLAMDAAAKLAKDGIQVDVIDLRTTSPLDEETILESAARTGRVVVVDEANPRCSIATDIAALVAQRAFRTLKAPIELVTAPHTPAPFASVLEDLYIPSADAIAQAVLKTRS, translated from the coding sequence ATGGCAAGGAAGATCACTTATTCGCAGGCGATCAACGAGGCGCTCGCGCAGGAGATGGCGCGCGACGACAGCGTGATCGTGATGGGCGAGGACAACGCAGGCGGCGCGGGCGCGCCGGGCGAGGACGACGCATGGGGCGGCGTGCTCGGCGTGACGAAGGGGCTGTTCCACAAGTTCCCGGGCCGCGTGCTCGACACACCGCTGTCGGAAGGCGGCTACATCGGCGCGGCGGTCGGCGCGGCCGCGTGCGGGATGCGGCCCGTCGCGGAACTGATGTTCATCGATTTCATGGGCGTGTGCTTCGACCAGATCTTCAACCAGGCCGCGAAATTCCGCTACATGTTCGGCGGCAAGGCGGTGACGCCGGTCGTGATCCGCGCGATGTACGGCGCGGGCCTGCGCGCGGCGGCGCAGCACTCGCAGATGCTCACGTCGCTGTTTACGCATATCCCGGGGCTGAAGGTCGTGTGCCCGTCGACGCCGTACGACGCGAAGGGTCTGCTGATCCAGTCGATCCGCGACAACGATCCGGTGATCTTCCTCGAGCACAAGCTGCTCTATACGCGTGAAGGCGACGTGCCCGAGGAGTCCTATGCAATTCCGTTCGGCGAGGCGAACGTGATGCGCGACGGCGACGACGCGACGATCGTCACCTACGGCCGGATGGTGCATCTCGCGATGGACGCGGCCGCGAAGCTCGCGAAGGACGGCATTCAGGTCGACGTGATCGACCTGCGCACGACCTCGCCGCTCGACGAGGAGACGATTCTCGAAAGCGCGGCGCGCACCGGGCGCGTGGTGGTGGTCGACGAGGCGAACCCGCGCTGCTCGATCGCGACCGACATCGCCGCGCTGGTCGCGCAGCGCGCGTTTCGGACGCTCAAGGCGCCGATCGAGCTGGTGACCGCGCCGCACACGCCCGCGCCGTTCGCGAGCGTGCTCGAAGACCTGTATATCCCGTCCGCCGATGCGATCGCGCAGGCGGTACTGAAGACGAGGAGCTGA
- a CDS encoding thiamine pyrophosphate-dependent dehydrogenase E1 component subunit alpha: MSVSTQLSRDTLLEAYRLMRTIREFEERLHVEFATGEIPGFVHLYAGEEASAVGTMMHLGIADYVATTHRGHGHCIAKGVDVHGMMAEIYGKKTGVCHGKGGSMHIADLSMGMLGANGIVGAGGPLVCGAALAAKHKKTGGVGVCFFGDGASNQGVIFESMNLASVWRLPAIFVAENNGYAEATSSSWSVATDNIADRANGFGMPGVIVDGFDFFAVHEALGEAVERARNGGGPTLVEVKFTRYFGHFEGDAQTYRAPGEVQKLRDEKDCLKHFESRVVRAEALTSGELRAVDAQVKTLIDDAVAQAKAAPLPDAADLLTDVYVSYP, encoded by the coding sequence ATGTCCGTTTCGACACAGCTCAGCAGGGACACGCTGCTGGAGGCATACCGGCTGATGCGCACGATCCGCGAATTCGAGGAGCGCCTGCACGTCGAGTTCGCGACCGGCGAGATTCCCGGCTTCGTTCACCTGTATGCGGGCGAGGAGGCGTCCGCGGTCGGCACGATGATGCATCTCGGCATCGCCGACTATGTCGCGACCACGCACCGCGGCCACGGCCACTGCATCGCGAAGGGCGTCGACGTGCACGGGATGATGGCCGAGATCTACGGCAAGAAGACCGGCGTCTGCCACGGCAAGGGCGGCTCGATGCATATCGCGGACCTGTCGATGGGGATGCTCGGCGCGAACGGCATCGTCGGTGCGGGCGGGCCGCTCGTATGCGGCGCGGCGCTCGCGGCGAAACACAAGAAGACGGGTGGCGTCGGCGTGTGTTTCTTCGGCGACGGCGCCTCGAACCAGGGCGTGATCTTCGAATCGATGAACCTCGCGTCGGTGTGGCGGCTGCCCGCGATCTTCGTCGCCGAGAACAACGGCTACGCGGAAGCGACCTCGTCGAGCTGGTCGGTCGCGACCGACAACATCGCCGATCGCGCGAACGGTTTCGGGATGCCGGGCGTGATCGTCGACGGCTTCGACTTCTTCGCGGTGCACGAGGCGCTCGGCGAGGCCGTCGAACGCGCGCGCAACGGCGGCGGCCCGACGCTCGTCGAGGTGAAGTTCACGCGCTACTTCGGCCACTTCGAAGGCGATGCGCAGACCTATCGCGCGCCGGGCGAGGTGCAGAAGCTGCGCGACGAGAAGGACTGCCTGAAGCATTTCGAGTCGCGCGTGGTGCGCGCCGAAGCGCTGACGAGCGGCGAACTGCGCGCGGTCGACGCACAGGTGAAGACGCTGATCGACGACGCGGTCGCGCAGGCGAAGGCCGCGCCGCTGCCCGACGCGGCCGACCTGCTGACCGACGTCTACGTGTCGTATCCGTGA
- a CDS encoding SDR family NAD(P)-dependent oxidoreductase, translating into MPAPLAGQVAIVTGAARGIGRGIALTLAGAGADILLADLLDDALDATAREVRALGRRAAVAKVDVTQAAQVDAMVAQALAELGRLDILVNCAGVISIHPVEALTERDWDFVMDVNAKGTFLGCRAALPHLKAQRSGRIINVASIAGKEGFPNLAHYSASKFAVVGFTNALAKELARDGVTVNAICPGIVRTYMWDRLSDEWKADGESVEESWQRHQLTLIPQGRAQTPEDMGRLALFFATMDNVTGQAVNVDGGFTFH; encoded by the coding sequence ATGCCAGCCCCACTCGCAGGACAGGTCGCCATCGTCACCGGCGCCGCACGCGGCATCGGCCGCGGCATTGCACTGACACTCGCCGGCGCGGGCGCCGACATCCTGCTGGCCGACCTGCTCGACGATGCGCTCGACGCCACCGCGCGCGAGGTGCGCGCGCTCGGCCGGCGCGCAGCGGTTGCGAAGGTCGACGTCACGCAGGCCGCGCAGGTCGACGCGATGGTCGCGCAGGCGCTCGCCGAACTCGGCCGGCTCGACATCCTCGTCAACTGCGCGGGCGTGATCAGCATCCATCCGGTCGAAGCGCTGACCGAACGCGACTGGGATTTCGTGATGGACGTGAACGCGAAGGGCACGTTTCTCGGTTGCCGCGCCGCGCTGCCGCACCTGAAGGCGCAGCGCAGCGGCCGGATCATCAACGTCGCGTCGATCGCCGGCAAGGAAGGCTTTCCGAATCTCGCGCACTACAGCGCCTCGAAGTTCGCGGTCGTCGGCTTCACGAACGCGCTCGCGAAGGAACTCGCGCGCGACGGCGTGACCGTCAACGCGATCTGTCCCGGCATCGTGCGCACCTACATGTGGGACCGGCTTTCCGACGAGTGGAAGGCCGACGGCGAGTCGGTCGAGGAATCGTGGCAGCGGCATCAGCTGACGCTGATTCCGCAAGGCCGCGCGCAGACGCCCGAAGACATGGGCCGGCTCGCGCTGTTCTTCGCGACGATGGACAACGTGACGGGCCAGGCCGTGAACGTCGACGGCGGCTTCACGTTCCATTGA
- a CDS encoding ATP-NAD kinase family protein — MTTPVTVGVIANPASGRDIRRLTTHASVFPTAEKANMIVRLLAGLGAMGVERVLTLRDRTGIATLLLRAIDTHRAVAPHERWPEVEFVDLPITGTVADTQAGAAYMHRNEVALIVVLGGDGTHRAVAAHCGATPLVALSTGTNNAFPEHREATVAGVAAGLAATGAVPPEVALSRNKRLVVRCVAGPEAGREEIALVDVCAARQRFVGARAISGPDDIDSLYLTFAEPDGIGLSALGGAWAPLERSAPHGLAMRFAGEGKTAGTPLVAPIAPGRVDRVVMRSCERLEPGAWQTIPFEQGTLAFDGEREIEVARGDRYEIALDWRGPLTIDVGRTLRHASSRQLLRDAGRD, encoded by the coding sequence GTGACGACGCCCGTTACCGTCGGCGTGATCGCAAACCCCGCATCGGGGCGCGACATCCGCCGCCTCACGACGCATGCATCGGTATTCCCGACGGCCGAGAAGGCCAACATGATCGTGCGCCTGCTGGCCGGCCTCGGCGCGATGGGCGTCGAGCGCGTGCTGACGCTGCGCGACCGCACGGGCATCGCGACGCTGCTGCTGCGCGCGATCGACACGCATCGCGCGGTCGCGCCGCACGAACGCTGGCCCGAAGTCGAATTCGTCGACCTGCCGATCACCGGCACCGTCGCCGACACGCAGGCCGGCGCCGCCTACATGCACCGCAACGAAGTCGCGCTGATCGTCGTGCTCGGCGGCGACGGCACCCATCGCGCGGTGGCCGCGCACTGCGGCGCGACGCCGCTCGTCGCGCTGTCGACCGGCACCAACAACGCCTTTCCCGAACATCGCGAGGCGACCGTCGCCGGCGTCGCCGCCGGGCTCGCGGCGACCGGCGCCGTGCCGCCCGAGGTCGCGCTGTCGCGCAACAAGCGGCTCGTCGTGCGCTGCGTGGCGGGCCCGGAAGCGGGACGCGAGGAGATTGCGCTGGTCGACGTCTGCGCCGCGCGGCAGCGCTTCGTCGGCGCGCGCGCGATCTCGGGGCCCGACGACATCGACTCGCTCTACCTGACCTTCGCCGAGCCGGACGGCATCGGCCTGTCCGCGCTCGGCGGCGCGTGGGCGCCGCTCGAGCGCAGCGCGCCGCACGGGCTCGCGATGCGCTTCGCCGGCGAAGGCAAGACGGCCGGCACGCCGCTCGTCGCGCCGATCGCGCCGGGCCGCGTCGACCGCGTCGTGATGCGCAGCTGCGAGCGGCTCGAGCCGGGCGCGTGGCAGACGATCCCGTTCGAGCAGGGCACGCTCGCGTTCGACGGCGAGCGCGAGATCGAGGTCGCGCGCGGCGACCGCTACGAGATCGCGCTCGACTGGCGCGGCCCGCTGACCATCGACGTCGGCCGCACGCTGCGCCATGCATCGTCGCGGCAACTGCTGCGCGACGCCGGGCGCGACTGA
- a CDS encoding sigma-54-dependent Fis family transcriptional regulator → MPYVVPQAQHADRVLGALAGRLPAPADSTRLVSSWQRSLERYRLDPASSIGPRVLTAAELREVRDKEEAFLRASGQCLTRLHEMIRVADYCVMLTDAHGVTIDYRIDRERRNDFRHAGLHIGSCWSESEEGTCGVASVLTDLAPITVHKTDHFRAAFTTLTCSAAPIFAPGGELIGVLDASAVQSPDSRDSQRLVYQLVRQSAALIEDGYFVHSTAQHWILFGHPNRHYVEAQPEWLIAFDECGNIVAANRHARDALPALREPRHIDEIFDATEMPLRDAARLDAIVALRLRATGAPLYARLRAPLRRTGREAGAATRRPGTAERQVGALTPFLRSSDTQIAQQAELALRVASKRLPILVLGETGAGKEVFARAIHDAGARRTRPFVAVNCGALPEALIESELFGYAAGAFTGARKHGARGKIAQADGGTLFLDEIGDMPLALQTRLLRVLADGEVVPLGSDTPVRVDLDVICATHRDLVQMVADGTFREDLYYRLSGATFELPPLRARADVRDVIAAVFAEEAQATGHVLTLDATLAEQLAAYPWPGNVRQLRNVMRYACAVCDGARVTRRDLPADLAAQLGAEASGGALPDDERGRIVAALTAHRWRPDAAAQALGISRATLYRRIAKHRIVAPHRA, encoded by the coding sequence ATGCCCTACGTCGTTCCCCAGGCCCAGCATGCCGACCGCGTGCTGGGCGCGCTCGCCGGACGCCTGCCCGCGCCGGCCGATTCGACGCGTCTCGTGTCGTCGTGGCAGCGCTCGCTCGAGCGCTACCGGCTCGACCCGGCATCGTCGATCGGGCCGCGCGTGCTGACCGCGGCCGAGCTGCGCGAGGTGCGCGACAAGGAGGAGGCGTTCCTGCGCGCGTCCGGCCAGTGCCTGACGCGTCTGCACGAGATGATTCGCGTGGCCGACTACTGCGTGATGCTGACCGACGCGCACGGCGTGACGATCGACTACCGGATCGATCGCGAGCGCCGCAACGATTTCCGTCACGCGGGGCTGCATATCGGCTCGTGCTGGTCGGAGAGCGAGGAAGGCACCTGCGGCGTCGCCAGCGTGCTGACCGACCTCGCGCCGATCACCGTGCACAAGACCGATCATTTCCGCGCGGCGTTCACGACGCTGACCTGCAGCGCGGCGCCGATCTTCGCGCCGGGCGGCGAACTGATCGGCGTGCTCGACGCGTCGGCCGTGCAGTCGCCCGACAGCCGCGACAGCCAGCGCCTCGTCTACCAGCTGGTGCGGCAGAGCGCGGCGCTGATCGAAGACGGGTATTTCGTGCACAGCACCGCGCAGCACTGGATATTGTTCGGGCATCCGAACCGTCACTATGTCGAGGCGCAGCCGGAGTGGCTGATCGCGTTCGACGAATGCGGCAACATCGTCGCCGCGAACCGGCATGCGCGCGACGCGCTGCCGGCGCTGCGCGAGCCGCGCCATATCGACGAAATCTTCGACGCGACCGAGATGCCGCTGCGCGACGCCGCGCGCCTCGACGCGATCGTCGCGCTGCGGCTGCGCGCGACCGGCGCGCCGCTCTATGCGCGGCTACGCGCGCCGCTGCGCCGCACCGGCCGCGAAGCGGGGGCGGCCACGCGCCGCCCGGGCACCGCCGAACGCCAGGTCGGCGCGCTGACGCCGTTCCTGCGCAGCAGCGACACGCAGATCGCCCAGCAGGCCGAACTGGCGCTGCGCGTCGCGAGCAAACGGCTGCCGATTCTCGTGCTCGGTGAAACCGGCGCGGGCAAGGAGGTATTCGCACGCGCGATTCATGATGCCGGCGCGCGCCGCACGCGGCCGTTCGTCGCCGTCAACTGCGGCGCGCTGCCGGAAGCGCTGATCGAGAGCGAACTGTTCGGCTATGCGGCCGGTGCGTTCACCGGCGCGCGCAAGCATGGCGCGCGCGGCAAGATCGCGCAGGCCGACGGCGGCACGCTGTTTCTCGACGAAATCGGCGACATGCCGCTCGCGCTGCAAACGCGCCTGCTGCGCGTGCTCGCCGACGGCGAGGTCGTGCCGCTCGGCAGCGACACGCCGGTGCGCGTCGATCTCGACGTGATCTGCGCGACGCACCGCGATCTCGTGCAGATGGTCGCGGACGGCACGTTCCGCGAGGACCTCTATTACCGGCTGAGCGGCGCGACCTTCGAGCTGCCGCCGCTACGCGCACGGGCCGACGTGCGCGACGTGATCGCCGCCGTCTTCGCCGAGGAAGCGCAGGCGACCGGCCACGTGCTCACGCTCGACGCGACGCTCGCCGAGCAGCTCGCCGCATACCCGTGGCCCGGCAACGTGCGGCAGTTGCGCAACGTGATGCGCTACGCGTGCGCGGTGTGCGACGGCGCGCGCGTGACGCGGCGCGACCTGCCGGCCGATCTCGCGGCGCAACTGGGCGCCGAGGCGAGCGGCGGCGCCCTGCCCGACGACGAACGCGGCCGCATCGTCGCGGCGCTCACCGCACACCGCTGGCGGCCCGACGCGGCCGCGCAGGCGCTCGGCATTTCGCGCGCGACGCTGTACCGGCGCATCGCCAAGCACCGGATCGTCGCGCCGCATCGCGCGTGA
- a CDS encoding carboxymuconolactone decarboxylase family protein, whose protein sequence is MERLVEDRYARGWDKLKEIDGEAGERVIAALEPIAPDFSRLLIEFAFGDIYSRPQLDLRAREIATIAALAALGNAQPQLKVHVEAALNVGCTRDEIVEVFMQMAVYAGMPAALNALFAAHEVFRQRDAQTGAANAMRDAPAHTA, encoded by the coding sequence ATGGAACGACTCGTTGAAGACCGCTACGCGCGCGGCTGGGACAAGCTCAAGGAAATCGACGGCGAAGCAGGCGAGCGCGTCATCGCGGCGCTCGAGCCGATCGCGCCGGATTTCAGCCGGCTGCTGATCGAGTTCGCGTTCGGCGACATCTACAGCCGGCCGCAACTCGACCTGCGGGCGCGCGAGATCGCGACGATCGCCGCGCTGGCCGCACTCGGCAACGCGCAGCCGCAGTTGAAGGTGCATGTCGAGGCCGCGCTGAACGTCGGCTGCACGCGCGACGAGATCGTCGAGGTGTTCATGCAGATGGCCGTCTACGCAGGCATGCCGGCCGCGCTCAACGCGCTGTTCGCCGCACACGAGGTGTTCCGGCAGCGCGACGCGCAGACCGGCGCCGCTAACGCCATGCGCGACGCGCCCGCGCACACCGCATGA
- a CDS encoding MerR family transcriptional regulator, whose amino-acid sequence MSITASQPSAAGPLTIGQVAELMGVSTHTLRYYEQAGLLRAISRTAAGHRLYAPADLDWLAFVMRLKATGMPIAQMQQFAALRAQGEPTLAARRRLLVAHRDAVRAHIAELQASLDAIGDKIAHYEALERGTERQASTSHSLTEQDEHHGTTR is encoded by the coding sequence ATGTCGATCACCGCATCCCAACCTTCCGCCGCCGGTCCGCTGACGATCGGTCAAGTCGCCGAGCTGATGGGCGTGTCGACGCATACGTTGCGGTATTACGAGCAGGCCGGCCTGCTGCGCGCGATTTCGCGCACGGCGGCCGGGCACCGGCTCTATGCGCCGGCCGATCTCGACTGGCTCGCGTTCGTGATGCGCCTGAAGGCGACCGGCATGCCGATCGCGCAGATGCAGCAGTTCGCGGCGCTGCGCGCACAAGGCGAGCCGACGCTCGCCGCGCGGCGTCGGCTGCTCGTTGCGCATCGCGATGCGGTGCGCGCGCATATCGCGGAGCTGCAGGCGAGCCTCGACGCAATCGGCGACAAGATCGCGCACTACGAGGCGCTGGAGCGTGGGACGGAACGACAGGCGAGTACTTCTCATTCACTCACGGAGCAGGACGAACATCATGGAACGACTCGTTGA